A DNA window from Chryseobacterium scophthalmum contains the following coding sequences:
- a CDS encoding penicillin-binding transpeptidase domain-containing protein: MQKQNDYDNKRKKTLRWGYLFATVALCVFVMFLARIVILQNTNVQEIKDDYINSNYRTATLKAARGNLFASDGSILATTVMRYDIFLDFKTIKDTVYSNNIGALTDSLSNMFGKPRAEFRKRFDEQKKKKNQYYSLVKGLDFDQYDRIRNFPIFRRGKNKGGFIVDRNYKRELATSEIGSGTIGMDNGEVRSGLEGAFSKFLTGTDGSRLEQRVNSSQWKPIDFWKVSEPVDGQDVYTTLDLRIQDIAHSALEKQLINFEAKHGTVIVMEVETGKVRALVNLRQTEPGVYEDAYNYALKDNIEPGSTFKTISLLAAMDDGFIDENTTVDVGNGVWTYARQRISDGHGGGTYDISDVLAKSSNVGTAKLITKYYAEKPQIFLDHLRRWKLFDKMDIELPGITKPKIVTPENKRWNAAALASISYGYSSNINLLQLTTFYNGVANKGKMVKPLFIDKIMKDGKTIFQAKEEVIVKKMASDKAIQMMTAALTKAVEKGTGRSIFTPNLKMAGKTGTARFEYWLPGPMKYRASFAGFYPADNPKYTCYVMISEPNTAKSFYGGTVSAPVFKEIAGKTFLKTPQNIEKEMLVDRKVNLNKMVEPNVKVAVNNKQMPSVVGLIGKNVIPQLENLGYRVDFKGVGRIKEQFPLEGTTISKNQRIYLSLQN, encoded by the coding sequence ATGCAAAAACAAAATGATTACGATAACAAAAGAAAAAAAACACTGCGATGGGGTTACCTCTTCGCAACTGTTGCTTTATGTGTATTTGTGATGTTTTTGGCGAGAATCGTTATTCTTCAGAACACCAATGTTCAGGAAATTAAAGACGATTATATCAACAGCAATTACCGAACAGCAACTCTGAAAGCAGCTCGCGGAAATTTGTTTGCTTCCGATGGATCAATTTTGGCAACAACCGTAATGCGTTATGATATTTTTCTTGATTTTAAAACGATAAAAGATACTGTTTACAGCAATAATATTGGTGCTCTTACAGATTCTTTAAGTAACATGTTCGGAAAGCCGAGAGCTGAATTCAGAAAAAGATTCGACGAGCAGAAAAAAAAGAAGAATCAATATTATTCTTTGGTAAAAGGTTTAGACTTTGATCAGTACGACAGAATCCGAAATTTTCCGATTTTTAGAAGAGGAAAAAACAAAGGTGGATTTATTGTTGACAGGAATTATAAAAGAGAACTCGCAACTTCAGAAATCGGTTCCGGAACCATCGGAATGGATAATGGTGAAGTAAGATCAGGTCTTGAAGGAGCTTTTTCAAAATTTCTTACCGGAACAGACGGAAGTAGATTGGAACAAAGGGTTAATTCTTCTCAATGGAAGCCAATTGATTTCTGGAAAGTTAGTGAACCAGTTGACGGACAGGATGTTTATACTACTTTAGATCTTAGAATCCAGGATATTGCGCATTCTGCTTTAGAAAAACAACTGATCAATTTCGAAGCAAAACACGGAACGGTAATCGTAATGGAGGTTGAAACCGGAAAAGTGAGAGCCTTGGTTAATTTAAGACAAACCGAACCGGGCGTTTATGAAGATGCTTACAATTATGCTTTAAAAGATAATATCGAACCAGGATCTACTTTTAAAACCATTTCTCTTTTGGCAGCAATGGATGATGGTTTCATAGATGAAAATACAACGGTAGATGTTGGAAATGGAGTTTGGACCTATGCTAGGCAGAGAATTTCTGATGGTCATGGTGGTGGAACTTACGATATCAGTGATGTTTTAGCAAAATCAAGCAACGTAGGAACAGCTAAACTGATTACAAAATATTACGCAGAGAAACCTCAGATTTTCCTTGATCATTTAAGAAGATGGAAATTATTTGATAAAATGGATATCGAGCTTCCGGGAATTACAAAACCAAAAATCGTAACTCCGGAAAATAAAAGATGGAATGCCGCAGCATTGGCTTCGATATCTTATGGATATTCATCAAACATTAATCTTTTACAGTTGACAACCTTCTACAATGGAGTTGCCAATAAAGGAAAAATGGTAAAACCTCTTTTCATTGATAAAATAATGAAAGATGGAAAAACAATTTTTCAGGCAAAAGAAGAGGTTATTGTTAAGAAAATGGCTTCTGATAAAGCGATTCAGATGATGACTGCAGCATTAACAAAAGCGGTGGAAAAGGGAACGGGTAGAAGTATTTTTACTCCAAACCTGAAAATGGCAGGAAAAACGGGAACGGCAAGATTTGAATATTGGCTTCCTGGTCCAATGAAATACAGAGCTTCATTTGCAGGATTTTATCCGGCAGATAACCCGAAATATACGTGTTATGTAATGATTAGCGAGCCGAATACAGCTAAAAGCTTTTATGGAGGAACGGTTTCTGCTCCTGTTTTTAAAGAGATTGCTGGTAAAACTTTCTTAAAAACACCGCAGAATATTGAAAAGGAAATGCTTGTTGACAGAAAGGTGAACCTTAATAAAATGGTAGAACCGAATGTAAAAGTAGCAGTTAACAATAAACAAATGCCAAGTGTAGTTGGGTTAATCGGAAAAAATGTTATCCCGCAATTGGAAAATTTAGGCTATCGTGTAGACTTTAAAGGGGTGGGAAGAATTAAAGAACAGTTCCCATTGGAAGGCACAACGATAAGCAAAAACCAGAGAATATATTTGTCTCTGCAGAATTAA
- a CDS encoding FtsL-like putative cell division protein → MAKRTTNRPQRRLTFIDIIKGNFLNRDEIKIHYKFFLLLFVLMMAMIYSNHLVNKKIKIVNALKEETEEYKSRNAYAQSKLIKVKMESQLGKEVAADSLMTLESHPHKLLIKLDSSDAKTK, encoded by the coding sequence GTGGCAAAAAGAACAACAAATCGCCCTCAGAGAAGACTTACTTTTATAGATATTATAAAAGGAAATTTCCTGAACCGTGATGAAATAAAAATTCATTACAAGTTTTTCCTGTTGTTGTTTGTCTTGATGATGGCGATGATTTATAGTAATCATTTAGTCAACAAAAAAATAAAAATTGTTAACGCTTTAAAAGAAGAAACAGAAGAATATAAATCGAGAAACGCTTACGCTCAAAGCAAGCTGATCAAAGTAAAAATGGAATCTCAATTGGGCAAAGAAGTGGCCGCAGATTCATTAATGACTTTAGAAAGTCACCCGCACAAATTGTTAATCAAATTAGACAGTAGTGATGCAAAAACAAAATGA